A window of Tachypleus tridentatus isolate NWPU-2018 chromosome 7, ASM421037v1, whole genome shotgun sequence genomic DNA:
GAacaattttcttataatttaactAACGACCAATAATAATAAGAACTCGTCTACACACCTCAAGCTAGAGTCAGTATTTAAACTTGAGAATTTTCACAACTTAACACAAACATCCAGTCTTAGAAACTTGGAGTACAGAGAAACTCTTAAGATGAAGGTAAGTTGAAGTTATGTAAGTTAGAGTAAGTTGATAATTGGGTTTATCACGtctgttattactgttagttttcatgaaattttaaaattccaaacaaaattcaaatagTTTTCAACGAAGACACCGATTAAACTTCAGatacatttctatttattttgagtAGAATAATAGACAACTATTATCTGATGTTATTTGTTGTCGTCATTCTAGAGGGTTtccaacctttaacaaacactGAGAGTTATGAAAcatcataagaaaataaaaaaggctCTTTTTAACATGTTacctttttgttttaatatatatatattgtggttgttgttgttgtctgtcTATCTAACCCGCCAGCTATGAataagtggttagggcgctcttctcgtaatctgagagtcacagggtggaatcttcgtcacaccatacatgctcgctctttcagccttcgAGGTATTCTAACATATAGTCAGCTCCACTGTGGGTTGACAACAGAGTGaagctaaatttgggacggctcgGACAGATggttttcgagtagctttgcaccaatttcaaaaaataaagaaaatccgATTGGTTCTTTCTCgatttatatatgtgtttatttatcttttttcttctGTTTGGAAAACCATCACGAGTAAGAACAAATTTAACTTGTTAATTATAATTGAATATTTCGTGCTAATGTGACATTTATTGAACAAATACAGTTAGTGTTGTCAGATTACGAATTGATTTGGTTACAAATATTCTTCGTTGTTATAGTAACACTGAATATTATACTGGTATTGGCTAACCTGTATTCACCTTCACaaagtcccccgctgatacagcggtaagtctacgtatttacaacattaaaatcagggggttcgattaccctcggtggactcagcagagagccggatgtggctttgctataagaaaagcgcTCTCTAGAACACACTGTGATAAATATATCCAACTGTTTGTATCTCTaactttattacattaattaatacatAAATCCTTATTTCAGGTACTTATTCTGTGTGCATTGGTCGCCGCTACCCAAGCTGGCATTATCTACGCTCCTGGCGTTCTAGGAACAGGAGCTAGTACCCGAATTCGGAACCAAGATGTAAGTTTAGATACACTTAGAATACTTATAAAAACAGTCACTTCCCATCAGTTCTCTCTAAGATATTTCAAAGTtcttaaacattcagaacgttaCAACAATTAAACGAAACAATCCGTTTTGAAACTGGTGGATTCGCCAGGTGTGGtgaaattaacaacaaattatttgtttcatttgatttttttcacatttcatgttATATGAATAGAAACGTTCTGTTCTACTGGATTCCTATATGATATGAATACGAACGTACCGTTCCTTTTCCAGGTTCTTGGCAACTACAACTTCGCCTATGACGAAGGGTCATTGACCGGAGGAAGTTTCCGCAAAGAGTCTGGCGACGCCCTCGGCAATGTTAAGATCGGATCCTACGGACTGAGAACAGCTGACGGACGTATCCGTACCGTCAACTACGTGGCCGATGCCGCCGGATTCCGCACCGACATCGATACTAACGAGCCCGGCGTGGAAGCGAAAGATCCCGCTAGCGCTTCGATCAACAAGGTCGACAAGATAGCTGTTCCTTTAGCCAGAATCCCTCTCGCTTCAGCTCCTGCCGCTGTCCCTCTTGCTGCTACTGTCCCAGTTCGTAACCTACTAACACTCTCTACTGGTCTTCCACTTGCAAGTCCCTGGTTGGCTCCTCGTCTGGCTGGCAGACTGGTTtggtagaaaaaatatttactgaatgtCGTCTGTATTTCAATGTTTCCGTTACGTGATTGGTGTTATACATAGCAACAATAAAACACCACAGAATATAATTATTCGTTTTCGCTTCGTCCGTTTCCTTATAAACACATCAGCCGCTCAAGAAATACCGCCGTACTATTTGGGCTATACTTTAATCAAACACTATGACACATGTTTATTTATCTTGACAAAATTCCGTTACAATAATTGGTCCAAACACTATCACACATATTTATCTTTCACTATTTAGAACTAATTAGTTTTTAGATGGTAAAAGTCGGAAGTGAAGGTCACAGCAAGGCCACGAAAATCACTACGTATTAACATGAGGGATGATTTTTCACACTACTTTCCTttataattcagttaaaaatgaaCAGACTTTGATTAAACTTGGTGAACgttttagaatattattcctcatttttCTCCCAAAATTGCCGTGTCCGTTGA
This region includes:
- the LOC143258236 gene encoding cuticle protein 14-like, which produces MKVLILCALVAATQAGIIYAPGVLGTGASTRIRNQDVLGNYNFAYDEGSLTGGSFRKESGDALGNVKIGSYGLRTADGRIRTVNYVADAAGFRTDIDTNEPGVEAKDPASASINKVDKIAVPLARIPLASAPAAVPLAATVPVRNLLTLSTGLPLASPWLAPRLAGRLVW